Within Henriciella litoralis, the genomic segment TTGCAGCGAGACCCGCAAAGGTCCGCGGCGCCAGCAGGTAAACGGCCTCACCTGCCAGAAAGCGCACGGCAGACCCGCCGGTCGAAGGTTTTTGATCTTCGATCTTCGGATCTGCCATGTCTGTTTTCCCTGGAAGGTCGCCTAGTTACGCGACTTGTCTACCAGACGATCGTTCTGTGCCCAATGCATCATGCCACGCAATTTTTCGCCGACTTCCTCAATGAGGTGATCGTTCATACGGGCGCGTTTGGCGTGGAAGCCTGGCGCACCGGCCTGGTTTTCCAGCACCCAGTTGCGCGCGAACGTGCCGTCCTGGATGTCCGTCAGGATCTTCTTCATCTCCGACTTCGTCTTGCTGGTCACAACGCGTGGACCGGAGACGTATTCGCCATACTCAGCGGTGTTGGAAATCGAGTAGTTCATGTTGGCGATACCGCCTTCATATATCAGGTCGACGATCAGCTTGGTTTCGTGCAGGCACTCAAAGTAGGCCATCTCCGGGGCGTATCCTGCCTCGACGAGGGTCTCGAAGCCTGCCTTGATCAGCTCGACGATACCGCCGCAAAGCACGGCCTGTTCGCCAAAGAGGTCAGTTTCGGTTTCTTCGCGGAACGAGGTCTCGATGACCCCGGCGCGAGTGTTGCCGATGGCTTTGGAGTAAGAGAGCGCCACGTCTTTTGCGGTGCCCGTCGCGTCCTGATGGATCGCAACGAGACCTGGCAGGCCGAAGCCGCGCTGATACTGGTCACGCAGGGTGTGGCCGGGGCCTTTTGGCGCGGACAGCGAGACGTCAACGCCTTCCATCGGGCGGATGAGGTTGTAGTGAACGTTGAAGCCGTGGCCGAACATGATGTGCTGACCGGGGCGGACATGCGGCTCGATTTCATTCGCCCAGAGGACAGCCTGCTTCTCATCCGGAATGAGGATCATCACGACATCGGCCCACTTGGTGGCCTCGGCTGGCGTCATGACCGTCAGGCCTTCGGCTTCGCACTTCTTGCGGCTGGAAGAGCCTTCCTGAAGGCCGACAACCACATCTTTCACGCCGCTGTCGCGTGCGTTCAGAACATGCGCATGGCCCTGGCTGCCATAGCCAATGACAGCAACTTTTTTGG encodes:
- the ilvC gene encoding ketol-acid reductoisomerase, producing MKVYYEQDADLGLIQSKKVAVIGYGSQGHAHVLNARDSGVKDVVVGLQEGSSSRKKCEAEGLTVMTPAEATKWADVVMILIPDEKQAVLWANEIEPHVRPGQHIMFGHGFNVHYNLIRPMEGVDVSLSAPKGPGHTLRDQYQRGFGLPGLVAIHQDATGTAKDVALSYSKAIGNTRAGVIETSFREETETDLFGEQAVLCGGIVELIKAGFETLVEAGYAPEMAYFECLHETKLIVDLIYEGGIANMNYSISNTAEYGEYVSGPRVVTSKTKSEMKKILTDIQDGTFARNWVLENQAGAPGFHAKRARMNDHLIEEVGEKLRGMMHWAQNDRLVDKSRN